A section of the Elusimicrobiota bacterium genome encodes:
- a CDS encoding ATP-binding protein: MIDRYLSKVIFSDLQDKMIFIAGPRQVGKTTLAKYIGEKHYAGKYNYLNWDNRLDRRAILQEVFSGTNELVIFDEIHKYKKWKNYIKGEYDKNKDVFKIIVTGSSRLDIYRKHGDSMLGRYYYFRIHPLTVAELIKKNNDYQPFSKLSFDKSSKNILSVFNDLYKYGGFPEMYIKKDKNKLGRWHNSRIESIVREDVRDIVSIRDLGTLELLAELIPEKIGSLLSINSLTEDLQVSFKTVRSWIECLEQVYYLFRIYPYQSKLIRSLKKEPKVYLWDWSQLNEEGPKLENIVASHLLKFCHYLHDVKGYKIDLRFLRDKEQREVDFLVTVDNKPWFCVEVKNSRKEISKSLFYYKNTLKIPYAFQITMENEVNFVKDGVQVISVPVFLTSLY, encoded by the coding sequence ATGATTGACAGGTATTTATCAAAAGTGATTTTCAGTGATTTGCAAGATAAGATGATATTTATTGCCGGGCCCCGGCAAGTCGGGAAAACGACACTGGCAAAATATATAGGAGAAAAACATTATGCCGGCAAATACAATTACTTAAACTGGGATAATCGTTTGGATAGAAGGGCTATTCTTCAAGAAGTGTTCTCAGGCACAAACGAACTTGTCATATTTGACGAAATACACAAATATAAAAAGTGGAAGAACTATATAAAAGGGGAATACGATAAAAATAAAGATGTTTTTAAAATAATTGTTACCGGGAGCTCCAGGCTTGACATATATAGGAAACACGGTGATTCTATGCTGGGCCGTTACTATTATTTCAGGATACATCCGCTGACGGTAGCAGAATTAATTAAGAAAAATAACGATTACCAGCCTTTTTCAAAACTATCTTTTGATAAATCTTCAAAAAATATTTTAAGCGTATTTAATGATTTGTACAAGTACGGCGGATTCCCTGAAATGTATATTAAGAAAGACAAGAATAAATTAGGGAGATGGCATAACAGCCGTATAGAAAGTATTGTTCGTGAAGATGTAAGGGATATCGTTTCCATACGGGATTTAGGCACTTTAGAGCTTCTGGCAGAACTAATCCCAGAAAAAATCGGATCATTGTTGTCAATAAATTCCTTAACTGAGGATTTGCAGGTATCGTTTAAGACAGTTCGTTCATGGATAGAATGTTTGGAGCAGGTTTATTATCTTTTCCGCATATATCCATATCAGTCTAAACTGATCAGGTCACTGAAGAAAGAACCAAAGGTGTATCTCTGGGATTGGTCTCAACTAAACGAAGAAGGGCCGAAATTAGAAAATATCGTTGCCTCGCATCTGCTTAAGTTCTGCCATTATCTGCATGATGTCAAAGGATATAAAATAGATCTCAGGTTTTTACGCGATAAGGAGCAAAGAGAAGTAGATTTTCTTGTTACGGTAGATAATAAACCGTGGTTTTGTGTAGAGGTCAAGAACAGCAGGAAAGAAATATCGAAATCCCTGTTTTACTACAAGAATACCCTTAAAATACCTTACGCCTTTCAAATAACTATGGAAAATGAAGTTAATTTTGTTAAAGACGGCGTACAGGTTATCAGTGTTCCGGTTTTTTTGACTTCGCTTTATTAA